In Streptomyces chartreusis, the following proteins share a genomic window:
- a CDS encoding ABC transporter permease: MTTTPTRVDTATAAPLKRRRRAVGGWLAVLPLLVFTALAFGLPALAMLNGAFTVKDPATGATSYTADNLTNSLQGAYLTALLGSVKLSAVSAALGALLGLPLAQAVVTSRFRALREAVLTASGVLANFGGVPLAFAFVATLGNAGVLTRHLGLSDKGWDLYSFWGLVLVYLYFLIPLMVLTITPALEGLRSQWREAAQNNGATTAQYWRHVALPVLLPTLLGGFVLLFGSAFAAYATAAAMVGSSIPLVTLQIADALSGNVLVGQENVALALSLDMVLVAGLVMAVYLPLQRRSARWLA, translated from the coding sequence ATGACGACCACCCCCACCCGGGTCGACACGGCGACCGCCGCTCCGCTGAAGCGGCGGCGCCGTGCCGTCGGCGGCTGGCTCGCCGTCCTCCCGCTCCTCGTCTTCACCGCACTGGCCTTCGGGCTCCCCGCCCTGGCCATGCTGAACGGCGCCTTCACCGTCAAGGACCCGGCCACCGGCGCGACCTCGTACACCGCCGACAACCTGACGAACTCGCTGCAGGGCGCCTACCTCACGGCCCTGCTCGGCAGCGTCAAGCTGTCCGCGGTCTCCGCCGCACTCGGCGCCCTCCTCGGGCTGCCGCTCGCCCAGGCCGTGGTGACCTCCCGCTTCCGCGCGCTGCGCGAGGCCGTGCTCACCGCGTCCGGGGTGCTCGCGAACTTCGGCGGCGTCCCGCTGGCCTTCGCCTTCGTCGCCACGCTCGGCAACGCCGGTGTGCTGACCCGGCACCTGGGCCTGAGCGACAAGGGCTGGGACCTGTACAGCTTCTGGGGCCTGGTCCTGGTCTACCTGTACTTCCTGATCCCGCTGATGGTCCTCACCATCACCCCCGCCCTGGAGGGCCTGCGCTCACAGTGGCGCGAGGCGGCGCAGAACAACGGCGCGACGACCGCGCAGTACTGGCGGCACGTGGCCCTGCCCGTACTGCTGCCCACGCTCCTCGGCGGCTTCGTCCTGCTCTTCGGCAGCGCCTTCGCCGCGTACGCCACGGCCGCCGCCATGGTGGGCAGCTCGATCCCGCTGGTCACCCTCCAGATCGCCGACGCGCTCTCCGGGAACGTCCTGGTCGGGCAGGAGAACGTGGCGCTCGCCCTCAGCCTCGACATGGTCCTGGTCGCCGGCCTGGTGATGGCCGTGTATCTGCCCCTGCAACGACGGAGCGCCCGATGGCTCGCCTGA
- a CDS encoding ABC transporter permease has translation MARLNLWRWGVLGLAGLYFLVPLAASVVFTVDVPGQGITFDAYGQIFSTEGFVSSLLLSLELALATIVVVLLLMVPAMVALRLGAPRLRPVVEVVCSLPLVVPPIAFVAGIGTVLKWGPEHLSRTPLFQTFVAIQNPDFPVVLVLAYVVMALPFVYRALDAGLRAIDVRTLVEAARSCGAGWPQALVRAVLPNLRGALLNASFLTLALVLGEFTVAQLLGFQPFAVWIVNVSGSQAQLSVAVSVLSLLVTWVLLLVMAGFGGRTRSDSRG, from the coding sequence ATGGCTCGCCTGAACCTGTGGCGGTGGGGCGTGCTCGGCCTCGCCGGCCTGTACTTCCTGGTGCCGCTGGCCGCGTCCGTCGTCTTCACCGTCGACGTGCCCGGGCAGGGCATCACCTTCGACGCCTACGGACAGATCTTCTCCACCGAGGGCTTCGTCTCCAGCCTGCTGCTCTCGCTGGAGCTGGCCCTCGCCACCATCGTCGTCGTCCTGCTGCTGATGGTGCCCGCCATGGTCGCCCTGCGGCTCGGCGCGCCCCGGCTGCGGCCGGTCGTCGAGGTGGTGTGCTCGCTGCCGCTGGTCGTGCCGCCGATCGCGTTCGTCGCCGGCATCGGGACGGTGCTGAAGTGGGGGCCCGAGCACCTGTCGCGCACGCCGCTGTTCCAGACGTTCGTCGCGATCCAGAACCCGGACTTCCCCGTGGTGCTGGTGCTGGCCTACGTCGTGATGGCGCTGCCGTTCGTGTACCGGGCCCTGGACGCCGGACTGCGCGCCATCGACGTACGCACCCTCGTGGAGGCCGCCCGCAGCTGCGGTGCCGGCTGGCCGCAGGCGCTGGTCCGGGCCGTGCTGCCCAACCTCCGCGGCGCCCTGCTCAACGCCTCCTTCCTCACCCTCGCCCTCGTGCTCGGCGAGTTCACGGTCGCGCAGCTGCTGGGCTTCCAGCCCTTCGCAGTGTGGATCGTGAACGTCAGCGGCTCGCAGGCCCAGCTGTCGGTCGCCGTGTCCGTGCTGAGCCTGCTCGTGACCTGGGTGCTCCTTCTCGTGATGGCCGGCTTCGGCGGCCGTACCCGTTCCGACTCCCGGGGATGA
- a CDS encoding ABC transporter ATP-binding protein, with the protein MTVLEKTAEATAVQAATVEFRGLRREFGSTVALDGLDLTVQPGELLALLGPSGCGKTTALRMLAGFEHPDSGQVLVDGEDVTAIPAHRRDAGMVFQSYSLFPHLSALDNVAFGLRMRKVRTAERRARAAELLELVGLADKGERYPHELSGGQQQRIALARALALRPRVLLLDEPLSALDAKVRLTLREEIRRLQRELGITTLFVTHDQEEALSMADRVAVMRSGRLEQCAEPAELYGRPATAFVAEFVGTMSRIPGTLVDGDVEVLGRRLPVDGDAPQVSEVDVLVRPEAVTVRADDASDARVVATAFLGATTRLTVRLADGTEVKADLPAHETAALGAGAAVSVSLPERPVLVAERSR; encoded by the coding sequence ATGACCGTGCTCGAAAAGACAGCCGAAGCGACGGCCGTGCAGGCCGCCACCGTCGAATTCCGCGGCCTGCGCCGGGAGTTCGGGTCCACCGTCGCCCTCGACGGACTCGACCTGACCGTCCAGCCGGGCGAACTTCTCGCCCTGCTCGGCCCGTCCGGCTGCGGCAAGACCACCGCCCTGCGCATGCTCGCCGGCTTCGAACACCCCGACTCCGGGCAGGTGCTGGTGGACGGCGAGGACGTCACCGCCATCCCCGCGCACCGCCGGGACGCCGGCATGGTCTTCCAGTCGTACAGCCTCTTCCCGCATCTGAGCGCCCTCGACAACGTGGCCTTCGGGCTGCGCATGCGCAAGGTGCGCACCGCCGAACGGCGGGCCCGCGCGGCCGAGTTGCTGGAGCTGGTCGGCCTCGCCGACAAGGGCGAGCGCTACCCGCACGAGCTCTCCGGCGGCCAGCAGCAGCGCATCGCCCTGGCCCGGGCGCTCGCCCTGCGCCCGCGCGTCCTGCTCCTCGACGAGCCGCTCTCCGCGCTGGACGCCAAGGTGCGCCTGACGCTGCGCGAGGAGATCCGGCGGCTCCAGCGGGAGCTCGGCATCACCACCCTGTTCGTCACCCACGACCAGGAGGAGGCCCTGTCCATGGCCGACCGGGTCGCGGTCATGCGCTCCGGCCGGCTCGAACAGTGCGCCGAGCCCGCCGAGTTGTACGGCCGGCCCGCCACCGCCTTCGTCGCCGAGTTCGTCGGCACCATGAGCCGGATCCCGGGCACGCTCGTCGACGGCGATGTCGAGGTGCTGGGCCGGCGGCTGCCCGTCGACGGCGACGCACCCCAGGTGTCCGAGGTCGACGTGCTGGTGCGGCCGGAGGCCGTGACCGTGCGCGCCGACGACGCCTCCGACGCGCGCGTGGTCGCCACCGCGTTCCTCGGCGCCACCACCCGGCTGACCGTACGGCTCGCCGACGGCACCGAGGTGAAGGCCGACCTGCCCGCCCACGAGACGGCCGCGCTCGGCGCGGGCGCCGCGGTGAGCGTGTCGCTGCCCGAGCGGCCCGTACTGGTGGCCGAACGCAGCCGCTGA